In Luteitalea sp. TBR-22, one genomic interval encodes:
- a CDS encoding ABC transporter ATP-binding protein — translation MSPSEAPAITNPYRLSTAQAIASPSILGALARLAPVLADQHRRLVVAFAATVVGAIMGLLGPMIIGRTVDRSIRSGDFHGVLTSAALLLVAYLTGLVATYVQAQQMGRVGRFVLFNLRNTLFTKLQSLPLEFFNENKAGDLISRINNDTDKLNQFFSQALVQFAANVIVMIGAGLFLLSLNPRLGLAALAPAAAVLAITRLTAGWMQRKNLGSLQALGALSGEVQESVSNFRVILAFNRVDYFEQQFAVANDRNFRASVAAGIANTVLLPLYGLALHVAQIVVIAYGFHLISAGRFTVGLLIGFLLYVNSFYMPLRQLAALWSSFQLALASLDRISAVLSLDSNMPQAPAVEAVSGPLLAFEHVTFGYGGGAPVLRDVSFEFQRGRTYALVGPTGGGKTTTALLMARLYDPTGGRVLLDGRDIRSVSAAERAARIGFILQEPFLFTGTVRDNLVYGHEGLLKLSDEDLAARIGATHLDALLERFPEGLATPVTSAGQGLSLGQKQIVAFMRAVLREPDLLILDEATANIDTVTEQLLERILRDLPSSTTRVIIAHRLNTIANADEILFINAGEVTRAGSMQDALDLLLHHTRES, via the coding sequence ATGAGTCCCAGCGAAGCACCAGCCATTACGAATCCGTACAGGCTTAGCACCGCGCAGGCGATCGCCAGCCCGTCGATTCTCGGCGCGCTGGCTCGCCTCGCGCCGGTGCTCGCCGATCAGCATCGTCGTCTCGTCGTCGCCTTCGCCGCGACGGTCGTCGGCGCGATCATGGGTCTGCTCGGGCCGATGATCATCGGCCGCACCGTCGACCGGTCGATCAGGAGCGGCGACTTCCACGGGGTGCTGACCTCGGCGGCGCTGCTGCTGGTGGCCTACCTGACGGGCCTGGTCGCCACCTACGTCCAGGCGCAGCAGATGGGGCGCGTCGGGCGGTTCGTGCTGTTCAACCTGCGGAACACGCTGTTCACGAAGCTCCAGAGCCTGCCGCTCGAGTTCTTCAACGAGAACAAGGCCGGCGACCTGATCTCGCGGATCAACAACGACACCGACAAGCTGAACCAGTTCTTCTCGCAGGCGCTCGTCCAGTTCGCGGCCAACGTGATCGTGATGATCGGCGCCGGACTGTTCCTGCTGTCACTCAATCCGCGGCTGGGACTGGCGGCGCTTGCGCCGGCCGCGGCGGTCCTGGCGATCACCCGCCTCACGGCCGGCTGGATGCAGCGAAAGAACCTCGGCAGCCTGCAGGCCCTCGGTGCGCTGAGCGGCGAGGTGCAGGAGAGCGTCAGCAACTTCCGCGTCATCCTCGCGTTCAACCGCGTCGACTACTTCGAGCAGCAGTTCGCGGTCGCCAACGACCGCAACTTCAGGGCGTCGGTGGCCGCGGGCATCGCCAACACCGTGCTCCTGCCGCTCTACGGTCTCGCGCTGCACGTGGCGCAGATCGTGGTCATCGCGTACGGGTTTCACCTGATCTCCGCCGGACGGTTCACCGTCGGCCTGCTGATCGGGTTCCTGCTGTACGTGAACAGCTTCTACATGCCGCTACGCCAGCTGGCGGCGCTCTGGTCGTCGTTCCAGCTCGCGCTCGCCAGCCTCGACCGGATCTCCGCCGTCCTCTCGCTGGACAGCAACATGCCGCAGGCGCCGGCAGTCGAGGCGGTGTCCGGCCCCCTGCTCGCGTTCGAGCACGTGACGTTCGGCTACGGCGGGGGCGCTCCGGTCCTGCGCGACGTGAGCTTCGAGTTCCAGCGTGGACGGACGTACGCCCTGGTGGGACCGACCGGGGGCGGCAAGACCACGACCGCCCTCCTGATGGCCCGCCTGTACGACCCGACCGGCGGTCGTGTCCTGCTCGATGGACGCGACATTCGCAGCGTGAGTGCCGCCGAGCGCGCGGCGCGCATCGGCTTCATCCTGCAGGAGCCGTTCCTCTTCACGGGGACGGTGCGAGACAACCTCGTGTATGGCCACGAGGGACTGCTGAAGCTCTCGGACGAGGATCTCGCGGCACGCATCGGCGCGACGCACCTCGACGCACTGCTCGAGCGCTTTCCCGAGGGGCTGGCGACACCGGTCACGTCGGCCGGGCAGGGCCTGAGCCTCGGGCAGAAGCAGATCGTCGCGTTCATGCGCGCCGTGCTGCGCGAGCCGGATCTGCTGATTCTGGACGAGGCGACCGCCAACATCGACACGGTCACCGAGCAG
- a CDS encoding ABC transporter ATP-binding protein, producing the protein MADTTRAAADAGTISARPAGPTLTSLLTPYRPLVAGIVCLTIAGNALSLAVPTLLSRAIDTFAASRHVPNALLLEFALVAIGVFVFSYLQNIAQTVAAERVARDLRTKIASTLAKQSLGYIQQVTTATLLTNLTSDVDAVKLFVAQAVGTIVASVFLILGASALLLSINWKLGLVVLAVLPVIGITFQAVLKRVRALFTRAQGAVDVLNKVINESILGAALVRLLDSQQYEYDRFLAANTDARDISLRILRLFAWLIPMIMFCTNFATLAILIIGGRFVIGGSMTLGEFTAFNSYLAILIFPVIMIGFMSNVIAQSSASYGRIGAVLAAPPPAARGGVVANLRGDIALDRVTLMFGEKPALRDVSLRVQPGTRTAIIGPTAAGKTQLLYLLTGLIAPSAGTVTYDGRNIEEYDRRTLHQQVALVFQDTTMFNLTLRENIGFSKTVSDTDLEQAIAAAELSEFVRSLPDGLDTVVAERGSSLSGGQQQRIMLARALALNPRVLLLDDFTARVDVRTERMILDNVRRLYPGLTLVSVTQKIAPVEDYEQIVLLMEGEVLATGTHQELLASCPEYVQIHESQRSTSHYESVQA; encoded by the coding sequence GTGGCCGACACGACCCGCGCGGCCGCCGACGCCGGGACGATCTCCGCCCGGCCGGCCGGACCGACGCTCACCTCGCTGCTCACGCCGTATCGCCCCCTGGTCGCGGGGATCGTGTGCCTGACGATCGCCGGCAACGCGCTCAGCCTGGCGGTCCCGACGCTGCTGTCGCGCGCCATCGACACCTTCGCGGCCAGTCGCCACGTGCCGAATGCGCTCCTCCTCGAGTTCGCCCTCGTCGCGATCGGCGTGTTCGTCTTTTCGTACCTGCAGAACATCGCCCAGACCGTGGCCGCCGAGCGGGTCGCGCGCGACCTGCGCACGAAGATCGCGTCCACGCTTGCGAAGCAGTCACTCGGCTACATCCAGCAGGTGACCACCGCAACGCTGCTGACCAACCTGACCTCCGACGTCGACGCGGTCAAGCTGTTCGTCGCCCAGGCGGTGGGCACGATCGTCGCCTCGGTGTTCCTCATCCTCGGCGCGAGCGCGCTGCTCCTTTCGATCAACTGGAAGCTCGGCCTCGTGGTGCTGGCGGTGCTGCCGGTGATCGGCATCACCTTCCAGGCGGTACTCAAGCGGGTCCGGGCGCTCTTCACGCGGGCGCAGGGCGCCGTCGACGTGCTCAACAAGGTCATCAACGAGAGCATCCTCGGCGCGGCGCTGGTCCGGCTGCTCGACTCGCAGCAGTACGAGTACGATCGGTTCCTCGCCGCCAACACCGACGCGCGCGACATCAGCCTGCGCATCCTGCGCCTGTTCGCCTGGCTGATTCCGATGATCATGTTCTGCACCAACTTCGCGACGCTGGCCATCCTGATCATCGGCGGACGGTTCGTGATCGGCGGATCGATGACGCTGGGCGAGTTCACCGCCTTCAACAGCTACCTCGCGATCCTGATCTTCCCCGTCATCATGATCGGCTTCATGAGCAACGTGATCGCGCAATCGAGCGCGTCGTACGGCCGGATCGGCGCGGTGCTCGCGGCGCCGCCGCCGGCGGCCCGGGGTGGGGTGGTCGCGAACCTGCGCGGCGATATCGCGCTGGACCGGGTGACGCTGATGTTCGGCGAGAAGCCGGCGCTGAGGGACGTGTCCCTGCGCGTGCAGCCCGGCACACGCACCGCCATCATCGGCCCGACGGCGGCAGGCAAGACGCAGTTGCTCTACCTGCTCACGGGACTGATCGCGCCCTCCGCCGGCACCGTGACCTACGACGGCCGGAACATCGAGGAGTACGACAGGAGGACGCTGCACCAGCAGGTGGCGCTGGTCTTCCAGGACACCACGATGTTCAACCTGACGCTGCGCGAGAACATCGGCTTCAGCAAGACCGTCAGCGACACCGACCTCGAGCAGGCGATCGCCGCGGCCGAGCTCAGCGAGTTCGTCCGCTCCCTGCCGGACGGCCTCGACACGGTCGTCGCCGAGCGTGGCAGCAGCCTGTCTGGCGGACAGCAGCAGCGCATCATGCTGGCGCGGGCGCTGGCGCTGAACCCGCGCGTGCTGCTGCTCGACGACTTCACGGCGCGGGTGGACGTCAGGACCGAGCGCATGATTCTCGACAACGTGCGCCGGCTGTACCCCGGCCTGACGCTCGTGTCGGTGACGCAGAAGATCGCGCCGGTCGAGGACTACGAGCAGATCGTGCTGCTGATGGAAGGGGAAGTGCTCGCCACGGGGACGCACCAGGAACTGCTGGCGAGCTGTCCGGAGTACGTGCAGATTCATGAGTCCCAGCGAAGCACCAGCCATTACGAATCCGTACAGGCTTAG
- a CDS encoding SPFH domain-containing protein: MHRLHGERVVASLRTLASSTIPLVGVAIALLVGVWLAGSNNPYTPAGYVGYLTKGAVFGQSRFYGVQRGPTSPGRQWLLDVTNVSVTPYTYTETFAGDDSVLSRDNLKISFAVHTVWRVDQARVPLFMERFSTTVADGAMERSPDAIVKVAYGHFVREPLRTFARDEVQRREGLRVKDDLIPIGEAVLQRIRAYAATSPFIISSVVVGNVQYPAEVADAVARKLAATQELERKDTEIAIERKERTKREIQATGIAASMQIIRGQLTSLYVQHEAIEAQKLMVNSPNHTTVYIPVGAMGVPLTGTMDAARPTAGKASSATAPR, translated from the coding sequence TTGCATCGCCTGCACGGGGAGCGCGTCGTCGCGTCTCTCCGCACCCTCGCGTCCTCGACCATTCCCCTCGTCGGCGTCGCCATCGCGCTCCTCGTCGGCGTGTGGCTCGCCGGCTCGAACAACCCGTACACGCCTGCCGGGTACGTCGGCTACCTCACGAAGGGTGCGGTGTTCGGACAGTCGCGCTTCTACGGCGTGCAGCGTGGGCCGACGTCGCCCGGGCGCCAGTGGCTGCTCGACGTCACCAACGTCAGCGTGACGCCCTACACGTACACCGAGACGTTCGCGGGAGACGACTCCGTCCTCAGTCGCGACAACCTGAAGATCTCGTTTGCCGTGCACACGGTGTGGCGTGTCGACCAGGCGCGCGTGCCGCTCTTCATGGAGCGGTTCAGCACCACCGTCGCCGACGGCGCGATGGAACGGTCGCCTGACGCGATCGTGAAGGTCGCGTACGGGCATTTCGTGCGCGAGCCGCTGCGGACCTTCGCGCGCGACGAGGTGCAGCGGCGCGAGGGCCTGCGCGTCAAGGACGACCTCATCCCGATCGGCGAGGCGGTGCTGCAGCGCATCCGGGCCTATGCCGCGACCAGCCCCTTCATCATCAGCAGCGTCGTCGTCGGCAACGTGCAGTACCCGGCCGAAGTGGCTGATGCGGTGGCGCGCAAGCTGGCCGCCACGCAGGAGCTCGAGCGGAAGGACACCGAGATCGCCATCGAGCGCAAGGAGCGGACCAAGCGGGAGATCCAGGCAACGGGCATCGCCGCGTCGATGCAGATCATCCGCGGCCAGCTCACGTCGCTGTACGTACAGCACGAGGCGATCGAGGCGCAGAAGCTGATGGTCAACTCGCCGAACCACACGACCGTGTACATCCCGGTCGGCGCGATGGGCGTGCCGCTCACGGGGACGATGGATGCGGCGCGGCCCACGGCGGGGAAGGCCTCGAGCGCCACGGCGCCTCGCTGA
- a CDS encoding Gfo/Idh/MocA family protein, whose product MSQVSRRTFLSTTAAGAGLTIVPRRVLGRGFQAPSDTVNIATVGFGGMGGGNTRRLMTQNIVAICDVDDVLVDAQLKRMTEDAASATPAASTPQPISKAQAAANARRPPVDNQAALRRFTSEQLPRLKRYRDYRELLDRQKDLDAIVVATPDHMHALIALAAMDLGKHVYVQKPLCWSVEEARALARKAKAMPRVVTQMGNQGHSSDGSRTGYEYIRGGAIGDVREVHVWTNRPYGYWPQGIPRPAPIQPETGPRPLRYPSARATALTADALYREAGPVPSTLSWDLFLGGAPMVEYNPLYHPRNWRGWVDWGQGAIGDMGAHLIDHPFRSLDLGMPTVIETVSTPFNGACYPTASMTHYQFAARGSMPAVKLTWYDGGLTPRRPEELGDEMLNGEGGIIYVGTKGKMIQLTYGHEPRLLPKSLHEKTGEPKALLPRVAHGQDEHEMNWVEAIQGKAQISCPFEYAARLTEVMLLGVVSLRAGQKTPGDSRIHYDAANMRVTNTIKGPNGIVTDPNEFLRREYRAPWRLA is encoded by the coding sequence ATGAGCCAGGTCTCGAGACGCACGTTCCTCTCCACCACCGCCGCCGGCGCCGGCCTCACCATCGTGCCGCGGCGCGTGCTGGGTCGCGGCTTCCAGGCCCCGAGCGACACCGTCAACATCGCGACCGTCGGCTTCGGCGGTATGGGCGGCGGCAATACCCGCCGCCTCATGACCCAGAACATCGTCGCGATCTGCGACGTCGACGACGTGCTCGTGGATGCCCAGCTGAAGCGCATGACCGAGGACGCCGCCAGTGCAACGCCGGCTGCGTCGACGCCACAGCCGATCTCGAAAGCCCAGGCGGCTGCGAACGCACGGCGGCCACCGGTCGACAACCAGGCTGCCCTGCGACGCTTCACGAGCGAGCAGCTCCCGCGCCTGAAGCGGTACCGCGACTACCGCGAGCTGCTCGACAGGCAGAAGGACCTCGACGCCATCGTCGTCGCCACGCCCGACCACATGCACGCGCTGATCGCGCTGGCGGCAATGGACCTCGGCAAGCACGTGTACGTACAGAAGCCCCTGTGCTGGTCGGTCGAGGAGGCACGCGCCCTGGCCCGCAAGGCGAAGGCGATGCCCCGCGTCGTGACGCAGATGGGCAACCAGGGCCACTCCAGCGACGGATCGCGCACCGGTTACGAGTACATCCGCGGCGGGGCGATCGGCGACGTGCGCGAGGTGCACGTGTGGACGAACCGTCCGTATGGCTACTGGCCGCAGGGCATCCCGCGCCCCGCGCCCATCCAGCCCGAGACCGGTCCGCGACCGCTGCGCTACCCCTCCGCACGCGCCACCGCCCTGACGGCCGACGCGCTCTACCGCGAGGCGGGGCCGGTGCCGTCGACGCTCTCGTGGGACCTGTTCCTCGGGGGCGCGCCGATGGTGGAGTACAACCCGCTCTACCACCCGCGCAACTGGCGGGGCTGGGTCGACTGGGGTCAGGGCGCGATCGGCGACATGGGCGCGCACCTGATCGATCACCCATTCCGATCGCTGGACCTCGGCATGCCGACCGTGATCGAGACGGTGTCGACGCCGTTCAACGGCGCCTGCTATCCCACGGCCTCGATGACCCACTACCAGTTCGCGGCGCGTGGCAGCATGCCGGCCGTGAAGCTCACCTGGTACGACGGCGGCCTCACGCCGCGGCGCCCGGAGGAACTCGGCGACGAGATGCTGAACGGCGAGGGCGGCATCATCTACGTCGGCACGAAGGGCAAGATGATCCAGCTCACCTACGGCCACGAGCCGCGACTGCTGCCGAAGTCGTTGCACGAGAAGACCGGCGAGCCGAAGGCGCTGCTGCCGCGCGTCGCGCACGGGCAGGACGAGCACGAGATGAACTGGGTCGAGGCGATCCAGGGCAAGGCCCAGATCTCGTGCCCGTTCGAGTACGCGGCGCGCCTCACCGAGGTGATGCTGCTCGGCGTCGTCTCGCTGCGCGCCGGCCAGAAGACGCCCGGCGACAGCAGGATCCACTACGACGCGGCCAACATGCGCGTGACCAACACCATCAAGGGCCCGAACGGGATCGTGACCGATCCGAACGAGTTCCTGCGGCGCGAGTACCGCGCGCCCTGGCGGCTGGCTTAG
- a CDS encoding MarR family winged helix-turn-helix transcriptional regulator translates to MIRLLNIMTRARKASTPKVGADAALSPIALGRRFYQIAVARTAEVNEPHGLRPLEFGVLVRLHDTPGLDQNSLAERMALDRTTAGAMVQHLEELGLVERTVNGRDRRARVLRLSPAGRALHDRQRPAAVAAQLRMLEVLSPAERASLIDMLARVVEANQAYVRPGAGRRPRNARRPASLESTRAK, encoded by the coding sequence ATGATCAGACTTCTGAACATCATGACACGCGCCCGGAAGGCCTCCACGCCGAAGGTGGGAGCAGATGCCGCGCTCTCGCCGATCGCACTCGGTCGACGCTTCTATCAGATCGCCGTCGCGCGAACGGCAGAAGTGAACGAGCCGCATGGCCTGCGGCCGCTGGAGTTCGGCGTGCTCGTGCGCCTGCACGACACACCCGGGCTCGACCAGAACTCCCTTGCCGAACGCATGGCGCTCGACCGCACGACGGCGGGGGCGATGGTGCAGCACCTCGAGGAACTCGGGCTGGTCGAGCGTACGGTCAACGGTCGCGATCGGCGGGCCCGTGTGCTCCGCCTGAGTCCGGCCGGCCGGGCACTGCACGATCGACAGCGCCCTGCGGCGGTCGCCGCGCAGCTCAGGATGCTCGAGGTGCTGAGTCCCGCCGAGCGCGCCTCGCTCATCGACATGCTGGCGCGCGTCGTCGAAGCGAACCAGGCCTACGTCCGCCCCGGTGCCGGGCGTCGACCGCGCAACGCGCGGCGCCCGGCCAGCCTGGAGTCGACACGCGCGAAGTGA
- a CDS encoding tripartite tricarboxylate transporter substrate binding protein: MSWTRRRFVLQTVGLTTLAGCARQAGQAAWPTGPVRLVVPFGAGTSADLAARVFAPRLASRWQQSVVVDNRPGGDGVAGAQTFVEARDPNALFFSPMGIVTTSAWLHGRLPFDPDADLVPIAAAVRPNIAIAAASSLGASSLSALVALVRDHADDYVWSATPGLPTLVFRGFLKVEALAMRHVAYRDIAPAVRDLDAGRLHLLVAAIPTLTPALTSGGARLLAVTTSTRARSWPDVPTTGEAGYPALTVEGPFGLFGGRGMPAALRQRIAADVRAASTDPELTARLTRAGFAIEASTPEAFEAALAAQRRQVDGLARLVGLSRPEEPTR; this comes from the coding sequence ATGTCCTGGACGCGACGTCGGTTCGTGCTGCAGACGGTCGGCCTGACTACCCTCGCAGGCTGTGCGCGCCAGGCAGGCCAGGCCGCCTGGCCGACCGGACCCGTGCGACTCGTGGTGCCGTTCGGCGCCGGCACGAGTGCCGACCTGGCGGCCAGGGTGTTCGCGCCGCGCCTGGCGTCACGCTGGCAGCAGTCGGTGGTGGTGGACAACCGCCCCGGCGGCGACGGCGTCGCCGGCGCGCAGACCTTCGTCGAGGCGCGGGACCCGAACGCCCTCTTCTTCTCGCCGATGGGCATCGTCACCACCAGCGCCTGGCTGCACGGGCGACTTCCCTTCGATCCGGACGCGGATCTCGTGCCGATCGCTGCTGCCGTACGGCCGAACATCGCGATCGCCGCCGCCTCGTCGCTCGGCGCATCGTCGCTGTCGGCGCTTGTCGCGCTCGTGCGGGACCACGCGGATGACTACGTGTGGAGCGCAACGCCCGGCCTGCCGACGCTCGTGTTCCGCGGCTTCCTCAAGGTCGAAGCGCTCGCCATGCGGCACGTCGCGTACCGCGACATCGCCCCGGCGGTGCGCGACCTCGACGCCGGACGGTTGCACCTGCTGGTGGCGGCCATCCCGACGCTGACGCCGGCCCTGACCTCGGGTGGCGCGCGCTTGCTGGCAGTGACGACGAGCACACGGGCGCGGTCGTGGCCCGACGTCCCCACGACCGGCGAAGCCGGCTATCCCGCACTGACGGTCGAGGGACCGTTCGGCCTCTTCGGCGGCCGGGGCATGCCGGCAGCCCTGCGGCAGCGAATCGCCGCGGACGTCCGCGCAGCGAGCACAGATCCCGAATTGACGGCCCGCTTGACGAGGGCCGGTTTCGCCATCGAGGCCAGCACGCCGGAGGCATTCGAGGCAGCCCTCGCCGCACAGCGGCGCCAGGTGGACGGCCTGGCCCGTCTCGTCGGCCTGTCACGACCCGAGGAGCCAACGCGATGA
- a CDS encoding class I SAM-dependent methyltransferase, protein MTYIFENAAPQAGMRLGVLADIFDETTRQCLAARGVQDGWRCLEVGGGTGTIAAWLASRVGPTGSVLVTDIDPQLMSTVSAKNLEIRHHDIESDPLPADAFDLVHARLVLSHLARPDLALFRMVSALKPGGWLVVEDFEVPPPGDGDDALSATALAMRGLTSAASDHRLGRTLARRLVHAGLEDVEIEGRARLVRGATLGARLMQANFEQLRPRLLATGLSAEQFAADHAELDDPRFEMRAPTMWTAWGRRAA, encoded by the coding sequence ATGACCTACATCTTCGAAAACGCCGCACCCCAGGCAGGCATGCGGTTGGGCGTCCTCGCGGACATCTTCGACGAGACGACCAGGCAGTGCCTTGCCGCACGAGGTGTGCAGGACGGATGGCGATGCCTCGAGGTCGGCGGTGGGACAGGCACGATCGCGGCGTGGCTGGCCTCGCGCGTCGGCCCGACCGGGTCGGTGCTCGTCACCGACATCGACCCACAGCTGATGTCGACGGTCAGCGCCAAGAACCTCGAAATTCGCCACCATGACATCGAGAGCGACCCGCTTCCAGCTGACGCTTTCGACCTCGTTCATGCCCGGCTGGTGTTGTCGCATCTCGCTCGACCCGACCTGGCGCTCTTCCGCATGGTGTCGGCGTTGAAGCCAGGCGGATGGCTGGTGGTCGAGGACTTCGAGGTACCACCGCCGGGCGACGGCGACGACGCACTCTCGGCGACGGCGCTGGCGATGCGCGGACTCACCTCCGCGGCCAGCGACCACAGGCTCGGTCGCACGTTGGCGCGTCGGCTGGTGCACGCAGGCCTGGAGGACGTCGAGATCGAGGGCCGGGCTCGCCTGGTGCGCGGCGCCACCCTCGGTGCTCGGCTGATGCAGGCCAACTTCGAGCAGCTGCGCCCCCGGTTGCTCGCCACCGGCTTGTCGGCCGAGCAGTTCGCCGCTGACCATGCCGAGCTCGATGATCCCCGCTTCGAGATGCGTGCCCCGACCATGTGGACGGCCTGGGGCCGCCGAGCGGCCTGA
- a CDS encoding tripartite tricarboxylate transporter TctB family protein, translating into MRQQELRSLLAVTGSVVAFALTVERVGLLAAVIATTLLASVGAGRLPVRVALPYAAALAIAVGLLFVGGLSLPIPLMPWP; encoded by the coding sequence ATGCGGCAACAGGAACTGCGCAGCCTGCTCGCGGTGACCGGGAGTGTGGTCGCCTTCGCGCTGACGGTCGAGCGTGTCGGGCTGCTGGCGGCGGTCATCGCCACCACGCTGCTGGCCTCGGTCGGCGCCGGTCGCCTGCCGGTGCGAGTCGCCTTGCCGTATGCGGCAGCCCTGGCCATTGCCGTAGGGCTGCTGTTCGTCGGTGGGCTGTCGCTGCCGATCCCGCTGATGCCGTGGCCGTGA
- a CDS encoding tripartite tricarboxylate transporter permease, with protein MLQPLAAGFATALATPQLLACLIGALLGTAVGVLPGLGPITTIALLLPFIFAVSPTAAVIMLAGIYYGAQYGGSITAILVNVPGEASSAITCVDGHAMARQGRARFALSVAAISSFVGGTVGTLLVAVAAQPLSRLASYVQAADYASLMVFGLVAAVLMGRGAIWKSLLLTVVGVILGAVGTDVASGEERWTLGIPALYDGIGFVPVAIGLFGLAEIIRTLASGRPARLDVLPLSGRAATADERWRAAAATLRGTATGAVLGMLPGGGPVLASFASYGVERAWARHPHMLGRGAVEGVAGPEAANNAAAQTSFVPLLTLGLPSNPAVALLLGALIVHGVQPGPGIIAQEPTLFWGLVASMWVGNAMLLVLNLPLASLWARVAQLPYDYLYPATIVLSCAGAYAVGRNVIDLWIAAVFGVVGWLLRRWRCDPSPLLLGFILSRPLEENLGRALAFSAGDATIFLRRPLSAALLGVAAALTLMAVRRPRPLAESEE; from the coding sequence ATGCTGCAGCCGCTAGCCGCGGGCTTTGCGACGGCGCTGGCCACGCCGCAGCTCCTCGCCTGTCTCATCGGCGCCTTGCTCGGCACCGCGGTCGGTGTGCTGCCCGGCCTCGGCCCGATCACCACCATCGCGTTGCTGCTGCCCTTCATCTTCGCAGTGTCGCCGACCGCCGCCGTGATCATGCTGGCCGGCATCTACTACGGCGCGCAGTACGGGGGATCGATCACCGCCATCCTCGTCAACGTGCCGGGCGAGGCGTCGTCGGCCATCACCTGCGTCGACGGGCATGCGATGGCGCGGCAGGGACGCGCCAGGTTCGCGCTCTCGGTGGCGGCGATCAGCTCCTTCGTGGGAGGAACGGTCGGCACGTTGCTGGTGGCCGTCGCAGCCCAGCCGCTGTCGCGCCTGGCCTCCTACGTGCAGGCCGCCGATTACGCATCCCTGATGGTCTTCGGCCTGGTGGCCGCCGTGCTGATGGGCCGCGGCGCCATCTGGAAGTCGTTGCTGCTGACCGTGGTCGGCGTGATCCTCGGTGCCGTTGGTACCGACGTCGCTAGCGGCGAGGAACGGTGGACCCTGGGCATCCCCGCGTTGTACGACGGCATCGGGTTCGTGCCGGTCGCCATCGGCCTGTTCGGCCTGGCCGAGATCATCCGGACACTGGCGAGTGGGCGGCCCGCCCGGCTCGACGTGCTGCCCCTCAGCGGCCGCGCCGCCACCGCCGACGAGCGCTGGCGAGCCGCGGCCGCAACACTCCGGGGAACGGCGACCGGCGCGGTGCTCGGGATGCTACCGGGCGGTGGCCCGGTGCTCGCGTCGTTTGCCTCGTACGGCGTGGAACGCGCCTGGGCCCGGCACCCGCACATGCTGGGACGAGGCGCGGTCGAGGGCGTGGCCGGTCCGGAGGCGGCCAACAACGCCGCGGCCCAGACCTCGTTCGTGCCGCTGCTCACGCTGGGGTTGCCCTCGAACCCGGCCGTCGCCCTGCTACTCGGCGCACTGATCGTGCACGGTGTGCAACCCGGGCCCGGCATCATCGCCCAGGAGCCCACGCTGTTCTGGGGGCTGGTCGCGAGCATGTGGGTCGGCAACGCGATGCTGCTCGTGCTCAATCTGCCGTTGGCATCGCTCTGGGCGCGGGTCGCGCAGCTGCCGTACGACTATCTCTACCCGGCCACCATCGTCCTCTCCTGTGCCGGCGCCTACGCCGTCGGGCGCAACGTCATCGATCTGTGGATTGCCGCCGTCTTCGGCGTCGTGGGGTGGTTGCTCCGACGATGGAGATGCGACCCGTCGCCGCTGCTGCTGGGGTTCATCCTGAGCCGCCCGCTCGAGGAGAACCTGGGACGCGCGCTGGCGTTCTCCGCCGGCGATGCGACCATCTTCCTTCGGCGGCCCCTGAGTGCGGCGCTGCTGGGCGTGGCGGCGGCACTGACGCTGATGGCGGTGCGCCGCCCACGGCCACTGGCGGAAAGCGAAGAGTGA